From a region of the Panicum virgatum strain AP13 chromosome 2K, P.virgatum_v5, whole genome shotgun sequence genome:
- the LOC120684636 gene encoding DEAD-box ATP-dependent RNA helicase 7-like: MSPAPAAAEPMAVDDSASRKAKRKQLKAAAAAAAAAAAAAEAEAASAKKEKKRKAKEPSPSSDEEEKSSTSSEETAPAPKKAKEKAKKAVEASPPASEDDGVVTASSDEDPADPNALTNFRISEPLRQRLKSKGINALFPIQATTFDLVLDGSDLVGRARTGQGKTLAFVLPILESLVNGTHKATRKTDYGRPPSVLVLLPTRELANQVHADFEFYGATYGLSACCVYGGSPYRPQEMALRKGVDIIVGTPGRVKDFIVKGTLNLKCLKFRVLDEADEMLNMGFVDDVELILGKVEDVTKVQTLLFSATLPDWVNKLSMRFLKGNRKTVDLVGNEKLKASASVKHLALPCNKAARAQVIPDIIRCYSHGGRTIIFTETKDSASELSGLIPGSRALHGDVVQAQREVILAGFRGGKFQVLVATNVAARGLDINDVQLIIQCEPPRDVEAYIHRSGRTGRAGNTGVAVMLYEPRYKHSVSRLERESGVKFEHISAPQPTDVAQSAGTEAADAIASVSDSVIPIFREQAEQLLSSSSLSAADLLAKALAKAVGYTDIKKRSLLSSMEDYTTLHLQTGRPMWSPGFAFTILKRFMPEEKLADVKGATLTADGTGVVFDVPAADVEDYIQASESAAQVTLDEVKQLPPLQEREQSRGNSGGGRFGRGGGSRFGGGGGRGGGSRFGGGGGRGGGGRGFSGRGGGGNRFNRRN, encoded by the exons ATGTCTcccgcgcccgccgctgccgagcccaTGGCCGTCGACGACTCCGCCTCCAGGAAGGCCAAGCGCAAGCAgctcaaggccgccgccgccgccgccgccgccgccgccgcggcggccgaggcggaGGCCGCTTCggcgaagaaggagaagaagcggaaggccaAGGAGCCGTCCCCGTCCTcggacgaggaggagaagagcAGCACCAGCTCCGAGGAGACGGCCCCCGCCCCGAAGAAGGCGAAGGAGAAGGCGAAGAAGGCCGTCGAGGCCTCGCCTCCGGCCTCCGAGGACGACGGCGTGGTCACGGCCAGCAGCGACGAGGACCCCGCGGACCCGAACGCGCTGACCAACTTCAGGATATCGGAGCCGCTGAGGCAGAGGCTCAAGTCCAAGGGGATCAACGCGCTGTTCCCCATCCAGGCCACCACATTCGACCTCGTCCTCGACGGCAGCGACTTGGTCGGCCGCGCCCGCACGGGCCAG GGCAAAACTTTGGCTTTTGTACTGCCCATATTGGAGTCGTTGGTTAACGGCACACACAAGGCAACCCGAAAAACTGACTATGGCAGGCCTCCAAGTGTTTTGGTCCTGCTACCAACAAGAGAGCTGGCCAATCAG GTGCATGCGGACTTTGAGTTTTATGGTGCAACATACGGGCTTTCGGCATGTTGTGTGTATGGGGGTTCTCCTTATCGTCCTCAAGAAATGGCATTGAGGAAGGGGGTGGACATTATTGTTGGAACTCCTGGTCGTGTCAAG GATTTCATTGTAAAAGGAACTCTCAATTTGAAGTGTTTGAAATTCCGTGTCCTCGATGAAGCTGATGAGATGCTTAACATGGGATTCGTTGATGATGTAGAGCTCATTCTTG GTAAGGTTGAAGATGTTACCAAAGTACAAACACTTCTGTTCAGTGCCACTCTGCCAGATTGGGTTAATAAG CTCTCCATGAGATTCCTGAAAGGTAACAGGAAGACAGTTGATCTTGTTGGTAATGAGAAACTGAAGGCTAGTGCATCTGTCAAGCATCTTGCTCTTCCTTGTAACAAAGCTGCAAGGGCTCAAGTTATTCCAGACATTATCCGGTGCTATAGCCA TGGAGGCCGAACAATTATCTTCACTGAGACAAAGGACTCTGCATCAGAGCTTTCTGGTTTGATCCCTGGATCCCGTGCCTTGCATGGAGATGTTGTGCAAGCTCAGCGTGAA GTCATTCTTGCTGGATTCCGCGGTGGGAAATTCCAAGTTTTGGTTGCTACAAATGTGGCAGCTCGTGGTCTGGACATTAATGATGTGCAACTTATTATCCAG TGTGAACCTCCACGTGATGTTGAagcttacatacaccggtcgggGCGGACAGGGAGAGCAG GGAACACTGGTGTTGCTGTCATGCTTTACGAGCCCAGATATAAGCACAGCGTGAGCAGATTAGAAAGGGAGTCAGGAGTTAAGTTTGAACATATTTCTGCGCCACAGCCTACTGACGTGGCACAATCTGCTGGCACTGAAGCTGCAGATGCTATTGCGAGCGTGTCAGACAG TGTTATCCCTATTTTCCGGGAGCAAGCGGAGCAACTGCTAAGCTCTTCTAGTCTGTCTGCAGCTGACTTGCTGGCGAAAGCACTGGCAAAGGCTGTT GGATACACTGACATAAAGAAAAGATCATTGCTCTCTTCTATGGAGGATTACACTACATTACATCTTCAAACTGGCAGGCCTATGTGGTCACCAGG GTTTGCTTTTACTATATTGAAAAGGTTTATGCCTGAAGAGAAGCTTGCAGATGTAAAGGGTGCCACCCTAACAGCTGATGGAACAGGGGTTGTATTTGATGTTCCTGCAGCAGATGTTGAAGATTACATTCAAG CTTCCGAGAGTGCTGCTCAGGTGACACTTGATGAAGTGAAGCAGCTGCCACCCTTGCAAGAGAGAGAGCAGTCAAGAGGCAACTCTGGCGGTGGAAGATTCGGTCGTGGAGGTGGAAGCAGattcggtggtggtggtggccgtggAGGCGGCAGCAGGTTTGGTGGTGGCGGAGGCAGAGGTGGAGGTGGCAGAGGCTTTTCTGGCAGGGGAGGCGGTGGCAATAGGTTTAACAGGAGGAATTAG